The nucleotide window AAGAAGTGGAAACCATGCGCGAAGAAGCCCGTCAGAACGGCCTCAAGCCTCGCTATAACGGACGCTGCCGCGAACGGAACATCGGTCCCGGCGAGGGGCACTGCGTGCGCCTCAAGGCGCCTGTGGCGGGCAAAGTGGTTTTTGACGATCTGGTGAAGGGCAAGATAGCCGTGGATGTCACCGAACTGGACGACATGGTTATCCGCCGCGCAGACGGCATGCCCACCTATAATATGGCCGTGGTGGTGGACGACTACGAAATGGGCATCACCCATGTTGTTCGCGGCGACGACCACGTTTCCAATACGCCGCGCCAGATTCTTATTTATGAAGCTCTGGGTCTGCCCGTGCCGCGCTTTGGGCATGTGCCCATGATTCTTGGCCCGGATCGGCAAAAGCTCTCCAAGCGCCACGGCGCGCGGGCGGTCATTGAGTACCAGCAGGACGGCCTGCTGCCTCAGGCTCTGGTGAACTATCTGGTGCGGCTTGGCTGGTCGCACGGCAATCAGGAGCTGTTCACCAAGGAAGAACTGATCGAATATTTTGACGGCACCAATCTGAACCCTGCCGCCGCGGCCTTTGACCCGGCCAAGCTGGAATGGTGCAATGCCCATTTTATGCGCGAACTGCCCCTGCCCGAACTGGCGGCGCTGGTTGCGCCCTTTGTGGAAGCGGCCGGGCTTGGTACGCTGCCGCAGGAAAAGCTTGAGCCTCTGTGCGTCATGTTCCGCGAGCGGGCCAATAACCTCAAGGCGCTGGGCGAGGCCTTCCGCCCTCTG belongs to Desulfovibrio desulfuricans DSM 642 and includes:
- the gltX gene encoding glutamate--tRNA ligase, translated to MTQVVTRFAPSPTGHLHIGGARTAIFCWLLARHSGGRFHLRIEDTDLLRSKQEYTDSILASMRWLGLDWDGELTYQTQRADVYNRYVDKLLETGHAYWCSCTPEEVETMREEARQNGLKPRYNGRCRERNIGPGEGHCVRLKAPVAGKVVFDDLVKGKIAVDVTELDDMVIRRADGMPTYNMAVVVDDYEMGITHVVRGDDHVSNTPRQILIYEALGLPVPRFGHVPMILGPDRQKLSKRHGARAVIEYQQDGLLPQALVNYLVRLGWSHGNQELFTKEELIEYFDGTNLNPAAAAFDPAKLEWCNAHFMRELPLPELAALVAPFVEAAGLGTLPQEKLEPLCVMFRERANNLKALGEAFRPLVVPAAELSYVEKDTAKHFTDTGKAHLQALSAVFAACEPFTAESLEAALNAYVADNGLKFKEVAPPLRTALMGFMGGSHLNEIMAFLGKQETLARLQRAMG